The Narcine bancroftii isolate sNarBan1 chromosome 6, sNarBan1.hap1, whole genome shotgun sequence genome window below encodes:
- the mrpl2 gene encoding LOW QUALITY PROTEIN: large ribosomal subunit protein uL2m (The sequence of the model RefSeq protein was modified relative to this genomic sequence to represent the inferred CDS: inserted 2 bases in 2 codons; deleted 3 bases in 3 codons), translated as MALAGLARSLAALALQPLSKPAVGWHRCPALAGIHISSPLNNNRCDWKQRSKYTVRPIGMKKTGGRDHTGKVRVRGIGGGGHKQGGYRIIDFQRLRYPPRDEGKPFHERVVEVRYDPCRSADIALVAGGTRRRWIIATETMQPGDLLHTSGLIGGWQVGCQPGRAMPHPLGALPVGTLVNNLELXPGRGAQYIRAAGTCGVLLRKVNNTAIVQLPSKRQVQVADMCMVTVRPRLNVAHHKRVIGKAGRNRWLGKRPCSGLWQRKGGWAGRKVRXIPPLKSYVNISSKAPPARGEGLRRGRQYGEEGWGWCMGSGRGWVRTSQK; from the exons ATGGCTCTGGCTGGCCTGGCCCGTAGCTTGGCAGCTCTGGCCCTCCAGCCCCTGTCCAAGCCTGCGGTGGGCTGGCATCGGTGCCCGGCACTGGCTGGGATCCACATCTCT TCCCCCCTGAACAACAACCGGTGCGACTGGAAGCAGCGTAGCAAGTACACTGTGCGGCCAATTGGAATGAAGAAAACTGGGGGCCGGGATCAtactg GGAAGGTGCGGGTTCGgggcatcggg ggggggggccacaagCAGGGCGGGTACCGGATTATCGACTTCCAGCGGCTCCGTTATCCCCCCAGGGATGAGGGAAAGCCCTTCCACGAGAGGGTGGTCGAGGTTCGCTACGACCCCTGCAG GTCGGCGGATATCGCACTGGTTGCCGGTGGAACGCGGAGA CGGTGGATCATCGCCACGGAGACAATGCAGCCTGGAGACCTACTGCACACGTCGGGCCTCATCGGAGGATGGCAGGTGGGG TGTCAGCCCGGGAGGGCGATGCCCCACCCGCTGGGGGCTCTGCCTGTGGGGACGCTCGTCAACAACCTGGAGC AGCCAGGGCGAGGAGCCCAGTACATCCGGGCTGCAG GGACATGCGGAGTGTTACTGCGGAAGGTGAACAACACGGCCATCGTCCAGCTGCCCTCCAAGCGCCAGGTTCAG gTTGCAGACATGTGCATGGTGACGGTGAGGCCGCGTCTCAATGTTGCCCACCACAAGAGGGTGATCGGCAAGGCGGGCAGGAACCGCTGGCTGGGCAAGCGGCCTTGCTCCGGCCTGTGGCAGAGGAAGGGCGGCTGGGCTGGCAGGAAGGTCC CAATCCCCCCACTCAAGAGCTATGTCAACATTTCGTCAAAGGCCCCTCCGGCGCGAGGGGAGGGACTGCGGAGGGGGAGACAATATGGAGAGGAGGGCTGGGGTTGGTGCATGGGGAGTGGGCGGGGGTGGGTCAGGACTTCACAGAAATAA